TGATTATCatcagagctgaggaggaaaaaaggaaaaaaagaggccaAAATCTGTGTTGTGTTAAACTGTCGTTCCTTTAATCCCTTATCCTTATATCTGCTTTTTCAGTGATTAAAATATGAGCTCACAGTTTGGAGAGAGCAGGATTTCTTTGTGGTGGGAAGTAAATCTCTTTCATGTGGAAAGTTTGTGGCCAGCTTACCTCTTTGCACCTTTAGTGTTCAGCTCATGGTTGTGATTGTGGACAGTGTGCTGCAGAATAGAAGTCAAGGGAAAGAAAACGTTAAAAGAAAACCATAAAAATGTCAACAGCGACTTAGGCAGATTTAATCAAATGTCAACTCCTCAGTCTGCATGTATGCTGCATTAACACGGCAGGATTTTCCAGGTTTTCATCTGACAGCAGTGAGCGCAGCTGGCTACAGGCTCACTGGAGAGATAAAGTTGATTTGCGTACTGAGGATACCACTTTAGAGCTTTGAACTTCGTGTCCCTTTGCCCCTCTGTAGAGGGATAAGTTTGGAGTCCATCCATGTTGGATAATATTAGTGTTCCTTCATCCTGGCGAAGAGAGTGAATGTGTGAGAGCATGTGCTTGTAGAAAATAGTCTTATCAAACCCTCCAGCAATCTGAGAAGTGAGAGTGTATGCATGAGGTCAGTATTAATAGCCTGGCCCTGCAGTGTTTGACACAGAACCCCATTTACAATTGTCCTTTTGTttatcttctctcttttcacccccccccccccccctctgaaCCCTTTTTACCTCACTGTTGTTATTTGTCTCTCTACTGttcatccttttctctgtccattTTGTACATTTCCACTCCATTTGCCACCAGTCTTCCctcatcttgttttcttttgagctCATCCCTCACACCAAGGTTTGGGTATTTGATAGCCAGTTTAGTTGACCCAGTATTATGTTGGTAAAATACAATGGTTTTTTAACTCCATGCCTGTCTAATTTcttataaaattataaaattgtTGGAAGCTTATTAAGCATTCAGAGCCAATACAATGCTATCACACCCCAGCCACTAATAGAATAGACATTAAATGAATGTGCCTTGCATAAGTTAATGTGGCTCTTTGTCTCTACCTCTCTTTCCCAGGAAACCTAATGGAGACTATCGCAGCTCTCCCGTCTCTAAGGACCGTAGCCGGAGCCCCATCGAACGTGTGGTGATGGCCAGCGGTCTGGGAGTCCACAGCAACCACCTGTACAGCCAcgcccaccaccaccatcacctaGCCAGCTTAGCCGGTATGGACCAGCCACTGGCACTCACCAAAAACAGCATGGTGGAGTCTGCACGTAGCAGCACAGCAGCTATGACCACAGTGCCGCACACAGTCAGCGCCGTGGAACGCCAGCAGGTAACATGCACGTCCTGTTTCTTTGGTCTTAACACTGACTGCATCTTTCACAAATTGTAGGGTGAAACCTCAACTCTGGTAGGTTCCCCTCATGATGTGACTAATGTGCTTTCATCAGCCTAGCAACTTGGTTGGTCAAGGGTAGAAATTTCCTGTTTGGCCTGTTAGccaaaaatcttttaaaaccTTGGTGGTAAGTGaatcattctctctccctcaaacTTCCAACCTCCTGGATTGTAGTCTTTACTGTTATATTTCCCATTTAATTTTCTTGCACTTTCTCGTAACAAGACTTGTCCTACTGTTGAGCAGCATTAAGAGTTGATTTTGGGTTTATTTTTTGATGTACCCCTAATGTtgaatttttgtctttgtgtttcagaatCGTCCCTCAGTGATCACGTGCGCCCCAGCCAACAACCGCAACTGCAACCTGTCTCACTGTCCAGTCTCCCACAATGGCTGCTCAAGCCTCGCTAACAACTACAGGAGAATCAACAGTGAGTACACTCATGCAAATGCATTTGGGTTTAAGGAGCAGTGACGGGTGAACATCATTGATTAATTAATGCAGATTTTACTATCAGGTGACCACTTATTGGGTGCATTTGTCTCTGAATATGGATATAATTTTGGAAACAAACTAATTTCCCATCCAGTGCATCTATCCAGTTTGTGGGAAACATTTCCGTGAGAGCAAATCACCctccagagaaaacacagcagctcattCTCTCCACATTCAGACTCACTTATATAACAAgtgatgctaaaaaaaaatcatcctaaTTTTCTTTCAGCGAGTCTCAGCGTTTCTGTTTATAGCACATCAATTGTTGTGATGGAGCTACAGCATGCTTTATTTACTGCCTTGTCTGTTATCTCTGTACTTAAAGTCACTTGAGGCCTCAGCCAAACACATGTCTGTTTTATTCATCCTGTCTGTGAGTGTCAGTCATGTTTTCTGTGGGTTGATAACTTTACTGTGGCTGCTTTTATGATCCCACTGAAATCCCTATGATCTCATTGAGGTTAACAGTGAAACTTAAAATGGtgatttaatataaaaaaaactgcaatgaaAAAGTGAAGTAGATGCTGGAGTTTTCCATTGACCTAAAATGCACGTTACCAATGTTTAAACTGATGTTAGGCAATAAATAACCCACTGACCATTATACAAGTGAGCTTTAGAGAGGTTTCCTATTTCATTATGGGAACTAAAAACTCTCTTGCCTTCTCTCATCCTTCCACTTTTAGCCAACACTGCCTGCGACCCAGTGATTGAAGAGCATTTCCGCCGCAGCCTCGGGAAGAACTACAAGGAGCCCGAACCCACCGCCACCAACTCGGTGTCCATTACAGGCTCGGTGGACGACCACTTCGCCAAGGCGCTGGGCGAGACCTGGTTGCAGATCAAAAATAAGGGGAGTCCCTCGTCGTCCGGCAGCAGCCCAAACTCCTCCCCCGACAGTCACATGGTCAATCACAACCACTCCCCTTCTGTGGTCTCCTGAAGGGGGAGGGATTTTAGAGGGATTTGCCCCCGTTTTCTCAGCCCTCCCAATCATCCCGGCTCCAACATCCATGCCCCCGTCACTCCTGGTCTGCCACCAGCATCCCAGAGGGAATGCCTGCCTGCTGGTCTACTAAAAACATCCACAACCCTCaagcctgctctctctctctatgcaCTCATAGAGGATCAGTCAAGCAATAACaaaatggttgtttttttttcccttctgtcctCGGGTATGCTAATGCCAGACAATAATCAGTAATGAGTGATGAGGGCTCGACTTGGGGACTGACTGGAGCATCAAGCTGCTCCTTCCATTCGTTCATCATCCCTGCATATCAAGCTTGGAGCTGAGCAAGTGTCTGTAGTTATATGtacataaagagagagaggaaaggcggtgttttaattattaatttttcttttcttctttgttttttttgtttttttgtttctttaacagTAGTTTTGTGTACTGCTTCTGCATTATGAGATGCCTGACATTGGATAGAAAAGATAAGAAAGAAACACTTTggagaaaataatcacaaaCCACCTGACTGTGCTACCAAAGAAACCTTAGACTCTGACGTTTATCAATGCCCacatcagaaacaaaacaacaaaagccaTCTTGTAATCTTCTCCCtctgttagattttttttccattctctcaccttccttctctctccctctctgtcctgtagTGTATG
This region of Toxotes jaculatrix isolate fToxJac2 chromosome 3, fToxJac2.pri, whole genome shotgun sequence genomic DNA includes:
- the vgll4b gene encoding transcription cofactor vestigial-like protein 4b isoform X2; this translates as METPLDVLSRAASFVHANEEESEATLRGDPRLQSLSLSSSSSSSSSSSSSSSSSSISSHRTGPPPISPTKRKLNGDQGDSDMDDNEHVAKMSRLFAAQLKPNGDYRSSPVSKDRSRSPIERVVMASGLGVHSNHLYSHAHHHHHLASLAGMDQPLALTKNSMVESARSSTAAMTTVPHTVSAVERQQNRPSVITCAPANNRNCNLSHCPVSHNGCSSLANNYRRINTNTACDPVIEEHFRRSLGKNYKEPEPTATNSVSITGSVDDHFAKALGETWLQIKNKGSPSSSGSSPNSSPDSHMVNHNHSPSVVS
- the vgll4b gene encoding transcription cofactor vestigial-like protein 4b isoform X1; translation: MLLTKMDLLNYQYLDKMNNNIGILCYEGEATLRGDPRLQSLSLSSSSSSSSSSSSSSSSSSISSHRTGPPPISPTKRKLNGDQGDSDMDDNEHVAKMSRLFAAQLKPNGDYRSSPVSKDRSRSPIERVVMASGLGVHSNHLYSHAHHHHHLASLAGMDQPLALTKNSMVESARSSTAAMTTVPHTVSAVERQQNRPSVITCAPANNRNCNLSHCPVSHNGCSSLANNYRRINTNTACDPVIEEHFRRSLGKNYKEPEPTATNSVSITGSVDDHFAKALGETWLQIKNKGSPSSSGSSPNSSPDSHMVNHNHSPSVVS